One window of the Bradysia coprophila strain Holo2 chromosome X unlocalized genomic scaffold, BU_Bcop_v1 contig_26, whole genome shotgun sequence genome contains the following:
- the LOC119069279 gene encoding transmembrane emp24 domain-containing protein 7: MLKVIFFSIAFFYITRTVHSVELTFELADNAKECFYEEIKANQTATLEFQVVTGGQYDVDVSLANPKGEVLYQQVKAQFDSHQFTATLNGVYVACFSNEFSTFSHKLVYMDFQVGEDSPLFNLEDHATALTQMESSAQEIHKSLNSILDYQTHHRLREAQGRKRAEDINERVLWWSILETFGILVISIAQVLVLRNFFTDRKPIQIR, translated from the exons atgtTGAAAGTCATTTTCTTTAGTATTGCATTCTTTTACATAACAAGAACAGTCCACAGTGTCGAATTAACGTTTGAGCTGGCAGATAATGCAAAGGAGTGTTTCTACGAGGAAATTAAAGCAAATCAAACGGCAACATTAGAATTTCAG GTTGTTACCGGTGGACAATACGATGTTGACGTATCGCTAGCAAATCCAAAAGGAGAAGTTCTCTACCAGCAAGTCAAAGCTCAATTCGATTCTCATCAATTCACAGCCACC TTGAACGGCGTATACGTAGCATGCTTCAGCAACGAATTCTCGACATTTTCGCATAAGTTAGTGTACATGGATTTCCAAGTTGGTGAAGACTCGCCCCTATTCAACTTAGAAGATCATGCGACAGCATTAACACAAATGGAATCATCAGCTCAGGAAATACACAAAAGTTTAAATTCCATTCTTGACTATCAGACGCATCATCGACTGAGGGAAGCGCAGG GCCGTAAACGAGCCGAAGACATTAACGAACGTGTGTTATGGTGGTCCATTTTAGAAACATTTGGCATCTTAGTTATTAGTATTGCACAAGTGCTTGTACTTAGAAACTTTTTTACTGATCGGAAGCCTATTCAGATTCGTTAA
- the LOC119069241 gene encoding ankyrin repeat domain-containing protein 16-like, whose amino-acid sequence MKANKDNRIKLMFLAIQRDHFDQFRTSFEECSKIYDVNNNLRNTSEDSAVHVAAQHGRLSILRYLIEEKGAFVDLKNSNRKTPLHDAAQFSQCEVVEYLIDKGGDVNALKNADWTPLMLACTKPRLDVVSILIKNGADPLFRNKDGWNSFHVASREGGVDMLQLLVSELTNRTVERIDRLVNSSSKNGRRPLHTAALNGRFAAVEYLLTNNFAAVNEVDNCGTTALMDSVRSGSTEIFDLLVKFGAEITRRNKAGFNCLHIAAEVGFTNVIVHLVQLYNFDVNALTLHGHMTAVQIAKKEKHESAVKTLEMLSDSLTLSHRNKCCVGMVSSCGQ is encoded by the exons ATGAAAGCCAACAAGGATAACAGAATTAAGTTAATGTTCCTAGCTATTCAAAGAGATCATTTCGATCAGTTCCGGACATCATTTGAAGAATGTTCCAAAATTTACGATGTCAACAATAATCTACGCAACACTTCTGAGGATTCTGCGGTTCATGTTGCTGCCCAGCACGGTAGACTGTCGATTCTGAG atATCTTATCGAGGAGAAAGGAGCGTTTGTTGATTTGAAAAATAGTAACCGGAAAACTCCACTTCATGATGCCGCTCAATTTTCTCAGTGTGAAGTGGTTGAGTATTTGATAGACAAAG GAGGAGACGTTAATGCACTAAAGAATGCCGACTGGACCCCACTCATGCTTGCTTGCACAAAGCCTCGACTTGATGTTGTGTCGATTTTGATAAAGAACGGAGCTGATCCACTATTTAGGAACAAGGACGGCTGGAACAGTTTTCACGTAGCAAGTAGAGAAGGCGGTGTCGATATGTTGCAGCTTTTAGTCTCAGAACTAACAAATCGCACAGTGGAAAGAATTGATCGACTTGTTAACTCCAGCAGTAAAAATGGACGGAGGCCATTACATACTGCAG CTCTAAATGGTCGATTCGCTGCAGTCGAATACTTACTTACCAACAATTTCGCTGCTGTGAACGAAGTCGACAATTGCGGGACAACAGCACTGATGGATTCCGTCCGAAGTGGTTCAACCGAAATATTCGATCTATTGGTAAAATTTGGCGCAGAAATTACACGACGAAACAAAGCCGGATTTAACTGCTTACATATAGCGGCTGAAGTTGGATTCACAAATGTAATAGTGCATCTGGTGCAACTGTATAACTTTGATGTAAATGCTCTGACACTCCATGGACATATGACTGCAGTTCAGATTGCGAAAAAG gagAAGCACGAATCGGCTGTGAAAACTTTGGAAATGTTG TCGGATTCACTAACCTTAAGTCACAGAAATAAATGCTGCGTTGGAATGGTCTCAAGTTGTggacaataa
- the LOC119069274 gene encoding glutaredoxin-3 produces MVVINVQKAEEYTKCVSSDAVTVVLFSADWAEQCKQILDVMGELSKLPDLNEISFLNVPAEEFSEISLKHQVDAVPTVIFFRNNTAIDRIDGIDIAKLTETCKKLANASSQNSKGSLEDRLKSLINKSKVMIFMKGDRVTPRCGFSKQLIAIVNDVGVQYETFDILSDEDVRQGLKTYSDWPTYPQLYVNGELIGGLDIIKELLAGGELPSTLNG; encoded by the exons ATGGTTGTAATCAACGTACAGAAAGCTGAGgaatacacaaaatgtgtttC ATCCGATGCGGTCACCGTTGTTCTATTTTCAGCCGACTGGGCCGAAcaatgtaaacaaattttagaCGTCATGGGTGAACTGTCGAAATTACCcgatttgaacgaaatttcgtttttgaacGTTCCTGCCGAAGAATTTAGTGAAATCTCCTTAAAGCACCAG GTGGATGCAGTTCCAACGGTCATTTTTTTCCGCAATAATACCGCCATTGATCGTATCGATGGCATTGACATTGCAAAGTTGACGGAAACGTGTAAAAAACTAGCAAACGCAAGCAGCCAAAATTCGAAAGGCAGTCTAGAGGATCGACTGAAATCGTTGATAAACAAGTCAAAGGTGATGATTTTCATGAAAGGCGACCGAGTCACTCCACGATGCGGATTTTCCAAGCAACTGATTGCAATTGTCAACGATGTTGG TGTCCAATACGAAACATTCGACATTCTATCCGACGAAGATGTTAGACAAGGTTTAAAAACTTATTCAGACTGGCCCACGTACCCCCAATTATATGTGAACGGAGAGTTGATTGGAGGATTGGACATAATTAAGGAATTGTTAGCCGGAGGTGAGCTTCCTTCAACATTGAACGGTTAA
- the LOC119069228 gene encoding uncharacterized protein LOC119069228, which produces MARLNFGVHIIVILCVVQLSWSDYSFRPDWEEPDAFSQKKTLQSGKPSHLNVDDTHKCQACTNAKDDNLTLLYQKLVKYLLKRKSMKFEESSRTYYRSLHLHVSEEQMNRFDKMTDVHDMDQLIAEVLHQSRSGTYELFKEMYLTWKDVFLGYWQLVMSSRQFVIGIQFAGFVLIWFASRRFRFSFSVVGTFFVLFYLYSFLDSECHRKKEIERTAQMIGMKDNPCNTTSFWSYYFGNQNEECKKYLDNSYDVSCTLIDVYEEFINIFVYKQMWNLIDNSVANILKVYATHGIIGGIMVTVICVYLFNNYITLVVNSVFHYLFSMRGSGHRSVNSIRQPNNTGAGDTISTEVLNKILDITRDQTKLNALHLTRLTSNSGVQPIDIVDGNESAEGETVIESETECVQLAATAFVSTDSADSKDKSDESIQDLQQ; this is translated from the exons atggcGAGGCTTAATTTCG GTGTACACATCATAGTTATATTATGTGTCGTTCAATTATCATGGAGCGATTATAGTTTTAGACCTGACTGGGAAGAACCTGATGCATTCTCTcagaaaaaaacattacaatCCGGGAAACCATCCCATCTCAACGTAGATGATACGCACAAATGTCAAGCGTGTACAAACGCAAAAGATGACAATCTGACGTTGCTGTACCAAAAACTAGTAAAATATTTGCTGAAGCGTAAAAGTATGAAG TTCGAAGAATCATCACGGACCTATTACCGAAGTTTGCATCTTCACGTCAGTGAGGAACAAATGAATCGTTTCGATAAAATGACCGACGTTCATGACATGGATCAACTGATCGCCGAGGTGTTGCATCAGTCCAGAAGCGGAACATATGAACTGTTCAAGGAAATGTATCTGACGTGGAAAGATGTGTTCCTAGGGTACTGGCAACTGGTTATGTCATCCAGACAGTTTGTTATTGGAATTCAATTCGCTGGTTTCGTTCTGATTTGGTTTGCCAGTAGGAGGTTCAGATTTAGTTTCTCCGTGGTTGGAACATTCTTTGTGCTGTTCTATCTGTACAGCTTTTTGGATTCTGAATGTCATCGG aagaaagaaattgaaagaacGGCTCAGATGATTGGAATGAAGGATAACCCGTGCAATACAACGTCTTTTTGGAGCTACTATTTTGGGAATCAAAATGAAGAATGTAAAAAGTATCTGGA TAATTCGTACGACGTTTCCTGTACATTGATTGATGTCTACGAAGAATTCATCAACATTTTCGTCTACAAGCAAATGTGGAACCTCATTGACAATAGTGTAGCGAATATCCTCAAGGTCTATG CAACACACGGAATCATCGGTGGTATAATGGTCACCGTGATATGCGTCTACTTATTCAACAACTACATTACCTTGGTCGTCAACTCAGTTTTCCACTATCTCTTTTCAATGCGTGGAAGTGGACATCGATCAGTTAATAGCATACGGCAACCGAATAACACCGGTGCTGGAGACACAATAAGCACAGAagttctaaataaaattctagaTATTACGCGAGACCAAACCAAATTGAATGCACTACATCTAACCAGACTGACGTCTAATTCTGGTGTGCAGCCGATCGACATTGTAGATGGGAATGAAAGCGCTGAGGGCGAAACGGTAATCGAATCAGAAACGGAATGTGTGCAGCTGGCCGCAACGGCTTTTGTTTCAACGGATTCGGCCGATTCGAAAGATAAATCGGACGAATCGATTCAGGACCTGCAACAGTGA